The genomic DNA AAGAGTCCTTGATCATGGTGATGAACTCATTGGTATAGGCCGGCAGCGCATTCCTCAGCGCCTGCGGAATGATAACATAAGCCAGGGCTTGGTTATTAGTCAGGCCCATGGCCCTGGCTGCTTCCATTTGGCCTTTAGAGATGGATTGGACGCCTCCGCGGAAGATCTCAGCCTGATAGGCGGCGCTATTCAGGGAAAGCGCCAGTATCCCTGCAGTAAGGGGATCGAATTGTATACCTAGCGAGGGGAGACCAAAGAATATCAAGAAAATTTGTATAAGCAACGGCGTTCCTCGGAAGGCCTCTACATAAGCGGTAGCAGGATAATATATGGCTTTGTTGTTAGATATTCGCGCCATACCAATCAGCAGACCTCCAAGGAAACCTAACGAAATGGAGACCACGCTGACGATCAGGGTCCACATCAGACCCCCCATGAAGAAGACGAAGTTTTGGGGTATTACGCTCCAGTCCAGTTGCATCACGGATCACTCTCCACTCGCAGGTCCTGGTAAAGGGCTGCAAGAAAAGGTTTAGGGCGAATAGGTTTGGCTCGAGACTTGACTTTAGTCAGCATTCCATTTGACCAAAATGGCTTG from Methanomassiliicoccales archaeon includes the following:
- a CDS encoding amino acid ABC transporter permease translates to MQLDWSVIPQNFVFFMGGLMWTLIVSVVSISLGFLGGLLIGMARISNNKAIYYPATAYVEAFRGTPLLIQIFLIFFGLPSLGIQFDPLTAGILALSLNSAAYQAEIFRGGVQSISKGQMEAARAMGLTNNQALAYVIIPQALRNALPAYTNEFITMIKDSSLVMIIGVYELTMRGKIVIAETFQPFVVYIFIAVVYFVLTYTTSRILRQVERKTAIPGMMGVD